Proteins from a genomic interval of Colias croceus chromosome 2, ilColCroc2.1:
- the LOC123701079 gene encoding microsomal glutathione S-transferase 1-like: MIELSLNNPVVQAYIVHSTILAGKLLLMSILTAAVRITLKVFPNPEDASFLRGKVKFGDPTVERVRRAHRNDLENIPAFWILAAFYLTINPSAAWAIMFFRVYTACRIVHTIVYVIPVPQPSRALTFGIAYAIKMCMAAQIILYYITSI; encoded by the coding sequence ATGATTGAATTATCACTGAATAATCCCGTTGTGCAAGCATATATCGTTCATTCAACCATCCTAGCCGGCAAGTTATTATTAATGAGCATTTTGACCGCTGCAGTGCGTATAACGTTAAAAGTGTTCCCAAATCCAGAAGATGCAAGTTTTCTCAGAGGAAAAGTGAAGTTTGGTGACCCCACAGTGGAACGTGTGCGACGTGCTCATCGCAATGATTTGGAAAATATTCCAGCGTTTTGGATACTTGCAGCTTTCTACTTGACGATCAACCCATCAGCTGCATGGGCTATTATGTTCTTCAGGGTGTACACTGCATGCCGTATTGTGCATACCATAGTATATGTTATCCCTGTGCCACAGCCGTCGAGGGCCCTTACTTTTGGTATTGCCTATGCTATAAAGATGTGTATGGCAgcgcaaataattttatactatataacATCGATATAG